AAGGGCGCGGTGATAAGTCATATGCGGCGTGTCCAGAAATCACCGGACCTGGTGATATCGTACTTCAACGGCGAAACGACGAAATACGCGGCTTGATACATATATAATAATGTCTATATTATTATGAGACGGTTAATAAGACCCATCGCCATGAAAGAACGCATCTCATTGCTCTTTATTGAGAAAGGCGAGTTGGATGTGCTTGATGGGGCTTTTGTGGTGGTGGACAAGACCGGCATACGAACACATATCCCGGTGGGAGGTGTCGCCTGTCTGATGCTGGAACCGGGCGCCAGAGTCTCCCACGCGGCCGTCACATTAGCCGCCCGCGTGGGGTGCCTGCTTATTTGGACGGGTGAAGCCGGTGTGCGTCTCTATGCCGCCGGCCAGCCCGGCGGAGCACGCTCCGACAGATTGTTGTATCAAGCTAAGCTGGCTTTGGATGACGATACACGTTTAAAAGTCGTGCGAAAAATGTACACCATGCGATTTGGCGAGGAACCGCCAAATCGCCGTAGTGTCGAACAATTGAGAGGCATAGAGGGCATTCGCGTGAAAAGAACATATGAACTCATTGCAAAACGCTATAACGTTCCTTGGAAAGGGCGAAGATACAATCCAAATGAATGGGGAAGTGGCGATATTGCGAATCGAGCAGTAAGCGCGGCAACTGCCTGCATCTATGGGATAACCGAAGCCGCAATTTTGGCCGCCGGGTATGCGCCCGCAGTTGGATTCATCCACACCGGCAAACCCCAATCCTTTGTTTATGACATAGCTGATATATACAAGTTCGATACAGTGATCCCGGCGGCATTCAGGATCGCCGCTAAAAAGCCACATGATGTGGAACGGGAAGTACGCCTGGCTTGCCGCGATACTTTCCGCGAGAAAAATGTACTGGCCACTATCATCCCCTTAATCGAGGAAGTGCTGTCAGCCGGCGGGATGGAGCCGCCCGAAGCCCCAAAGGAATCTGTGCCGATAGCCATACCAGAAGAGGAGAAATTGGGCGATGCTGGTCATCGTGCTTGAAAACGCCCCGCCCCGCCTGCGCGGACGGATGGCGGTGTGGCTTTTGGAGGTTCGGGCGGGAGTGTATGTAGGTGAATATTCCCGGCGCGTCCGGGAGATGCTTTGGAGCCAAGTGGAGGCCGGGATAGAAGACGGCAACGCCGTAATGGCCTGGAATACAAATACGGAATCAGGATTTGACTTCGTAACCCTTGGAAGTAACCGGCGAATACCTTTGGAAAAGGATGGGATCAAACTGGTTTCTTTCCTTCCAACAGAAGCGCCAAAGCCTGATCAAGGGGAAAAGAGCGCTCTTTGACATCGCGGGAAGTGAGCGCCCGCCTGTCACAAATCTTTACGAACGGGAAAAGCCGTCTTAGTCTGGTATAAATTCCTGGCAAGGTATAAGATTTGGAAACAGGCGGTTGAGCTAAGAGTATTCCCCACACACGTGGGGATGAACCGGCCGGCGTAGCCGGTGATTCCGTGGTGTCCGTGTATTCCCCACACACGTGGGGATGAACCGGCTGATACGGACGGGCCGACCACGGAGCGGCGTATTCCCCACACACGTGGGGATGAACCGGGCAATGCCGCCTCCCGTGGCGTGGTTCTGACGTATTCCCCACACACGTGGGGATGAACCGCTCATCGAAAAATTTGGGGAGCCTGTGGCTCAGTATTCCCCACACACGTGGGGATGAACCGGAGGCGAGAATTGGTAGCGTGTTTTGGTTTATGTATTCCCCACACACGTGGGGATGAACCTACTGTGACGGAGGCGGTGGTGTTACCCGCCGCGTATTCCCCACACACGTGGGGATGAACCGCTGTCGTGTCCACGCTCGTCAATATCCCCAGGGTATTCCCCACACACGTGGGGGTGAACCGGTTGCCATCCAGTCCGTCCGGATGGCGCACGCGTATTCCCCACACACGTGGGGATGAACCGGCTGCCAAATCCGGTAGCTATCGCGGCGGTAAGTATTCCCCACACACGTGGGGATGAACCGCGCAGTCGGCAATAACGAAATTGTGGACAGGGATGAACCGATAAATTACTTAACACTAAACGAGGAGAGAGAGTATTCCCCACACACGTGGGGATGAACCGGCAATGTTTCAATTATTCGAAAGTGTCCTAAAGTATTCCCCACACACGTGGGGATGAACCGGCTGCCAAATCCGGTAGCTATCGCGGCGGTAAGTATTCCCCACACACGTGGGGATGAACCGCGCAGTCGGCAATAACGAAATTGTGGACAGATGTATTCCCCACACACGTGGGGATGAACCGTTTTGACGATGATCGGCGGGGCGAATTACCGCGTATTCCCCACACACGTGGGGATGAACCGGCCGCGCTTTGGGCCGCCACGCCGGGATATACGTATTCCCCACACACGTGGGGATGAACCAGCGTTGGATTGGCTCGAACACCTTTCCCTTTTGTATTCCCCACACACGTGGGGATGAACCGTGGAACAGAACACGGCGGATTCCGACACCGGCGTATTCCCCACACACGTGGGGATGAACCGGCAGATCACGCCGTCGAACGTTATCCAGGGAAGTATTCCCCACACACGTGGGGATGAACCGATTTGGCAACCATTATCCATTTGCCGGATTCAGTATTCCCCACACACGTGGGGATGAACCGGCATATGGGAAGCCCCCCTGGTTCATTCAGTGGTATTCCCCACACACGTGGGGATGAACCGGCTCCGGCATTACATCACGATCCAGCAGTCATGTATTCCCCACACACGTGGGGATGAACCGGCGCTGGGGCTATAACGGCGGATCGGTTTATCGTATTCCCCACACACGTGGGGATGAACCGGCCGGCGTAGCCGGTGATTCCGTGGTGTCCGTGTATTCCCCACACACGTGGGGATGAACCGTTCCTCGGCTACTGGCAGCAGGGAAACGCCGAGTATTCCCCACACACGTGGGGATGAACCGGCGCATCTTCGCGTCACTCATTCCAGCGATGAGTATTCCCCACACACGTGGGGATGAACCGCAGGTTTCAACCTCATCAAGCGCTTCGAGGGAGTATTCCCCACACACGTGGGGATGAACCGGACATCTCCGAATTCCGCAACGTGGGGCTTGCGTATTCCCCACACACGTGGGGATGAACCGGGTCGGAAACAGCGCAGGCGGCGTTCAAACGCGTATTCCCCACACACGTGGGGATGAACCGGCCTAAATCAGCTTTGCGAACGGAGATAGAACGTATTCCCCACACACGTGGGGATGAACCGCCATTGACGAATTGCCGGAGGAAAAGACTATCGTATTCCCCACACACGTGGGGATGAACCGCTGGACACGGCGGGTGATTCCATCGGGCTGGTGTATTCCCCACACACGTGGGGATGAACCGTACATCGGGATGGAAGTGGGTGAATTCGTCATGTATTCCCCACACACGTGGGGATGAACCGGACGCTGATGATGATTGGGGAGATATAGCCGCGTATTCCCCACACACGTGGGGATGAACCGGTACACAGCCGAGGGAGCCGTCTCCAACGGGTGTATTCCCCACACACGTGGGGATGAACCGGCGGCCATCCAGTCCGTCCGGATGGCGCACGCGTATTCCCCACACACGTGGGGATGAACCGCATTATTACAAAAGCGGGAACGCATCGGGCAAGTATTCCCCACACACGTGGGGATGAACCGGCAATGGGAAACGTGGGGGATGAATCATATACGTATTCCCCACACACGTGGGGATGAACCGTGCCACGAGGTAGCTCTCCCGATGGGGCGCCCGTATTCCCCACACACGTGGGGATGAACCGACAGGGAACACAGCGATCATGACCGTTATTACGTATTCCCCACACACGTGGGGATGAACCGGCCGTGGCCCTGCAAACAGCCACCGAAGCAAAGTATTCCCCACACACGTGGGGATGAACCGTTTTACCGGGTCTTTTATCAGATACACATCGTGTATTCCCCACACACGTGGGGATGAACCGCCGAACGCGAAGCGGCGCTTGCGGATGCCCTTGTATTCCCCACACACGTGGGGATGAACCGTACATCGGGATGGAAGTGGGTGAATTCGTCATGTATTCCCCACACACGTGGGGATGAACCGCGGGAACGCATCGGGCAACCACACCCTCTATTGTATTCCCCACACACGTGGGGATGAACCGATTTGGCAACCATTATCCATTTGCCGGATTCAGTATTCCCCACACACGTGGGGATGAACCGCTCGCTGTGGAGATGCCGGAGCAAATGCGTTGGTATTCCCCACACACGTGGGGATGAACCGCTCCCGCGCACGGCGCACCATGATCTCTTCGGGTATTCCCCACACACGTGGGGATGAACCGGTGAGCGAGGCGGCGCCAGCTGCAATCTGGAAGTATTCCCCACACACGTGGGGATGAACCGGACATATGCGCTATATGCCCCTGAATTGGCGTGTATTCCCCACACACGTGGGGATGAACCGCTCCTCGCTTGCGATGGCCCAGGTGCACGAGAGTATTCCCCACGCACGTGGGGATGAACCGGCGGGATTCAAGAAAGGCGACAGGCGAAGCTTGTATTCCCCACGCACGTGGGGATGAACCGAGATCGAAGCTATGCGCATGGAATTCGCCACGTATTCCCCACGCACGTGGGAATGAACCGTGCAGGTGGGCGCCATGGACGCTCTGCGCGCCGTATTCCCCACGCACGTGGGGATGAACCGCTCATCTTCGAGCTCTGGCAAACTTTTCATTGGTATTCCCCGCGCACGTGGGGATGAACCGCGGCGGGGAACGGCGCCATTTGTAATCCCCCGCCCACGCTCCAATCATCGGGGGAAGGTCACTTTATTTTTCACAGGCTCATCTGGTGAGCTTGTGCTCTGTAATAATAAATGTGAGGATTGATGGAAGCACATAAGCCAGGGCACGGTAATCATTGGGAAACTTTATATGGCAGTGTCGAGGATTATCTCCCGGAACGGCTTTCGCGCGATGTCCAGGAAGGCAAGTTGACCGCCAGACATCCTTGCGTAGGCGTTAATAATGAAACTGAAAGGACGGAAAAAGTCGCCTGATTGCGCTATGGTGGCGGGCGGGTCGTAAACTAAGGCACTTAACGAGGCGTGTGTGACACGGTGAATCTCCCCGCCGTAGCACGGAGGCGACTCCGGCGCGCATTGTGGGGGAAATGGGAGTCCCCACCGCGCGCCTCGTTATTATCTTAAATGAAATAGCTGCGCGTTGCATGCGTCTGCATTGCTCACGGCAACACCACGCGGACTTTTTCCAACGCTTCAAGCATTTCATTCATTATCCAGATTGGCGGCGTTTCTTCGACTAACAATGGCCGGATAAGCTCCTCGAACTTGTTCCGGCCCGGCACATAATCCCCAATTTCATTCACATGCCCAAGTGCGTTAAAGAGCGCGTGCCTTGCCCCTCCGACGGCAAAAAGATATTCCTCGCTATATGGATCCGTGTCGTCGCGCAGGCCGTCCTGCAAAATGAGGACGGCGTCGTGGATCAGCTTGCCCGTCTGCCCGAGCCGCTCGCGCCGAACTTGAATATCGCAGTTTTCCAGGTTCATTTCTTAGCTCTCCGCTTTGTCTCTTTAGTTGCCGAATTATGGCAGGGTCATATGCTTCTTATCCAAAACTCAAGTGGCAAGCATAGACCTTTCTTTCCTTGCATTATGGCGGATACTACTTTGAAAGATTGCCGCCGGAATTATGGCTCCCGTCACAGGCCCCTCCGGAGAAGGTATATCTGCTTGTGTAAAAGCCTTGCCAGTAGAGCATCCCCCAGAGGTAGTCAATGCTGTAGTATGTGTAGCTTGAAGCGGTTATGGTGACATCACCGAAAGTAAAGGTGAGAGATGCGTCAGCTTTTTGAGACCCGCTCGAAGATGTGGTCCAGCCTCCTATAGACCCGGTGACAGCGCCCTCGGTGCTGGTCACGCACGTGGAGCCGGTCAAAGTGGCCGTTCCGGTGATGGTTCCGTTGGACTCGGCAAGACATGCCACAAGGGTAGAGTTGCTCCCGCCGCCGGGATTTTCCACATACCCTGAGTGCTGTCCCGTAACACGTCCGTCCAAGCCGGTGACACAGCTGGATGAGTTGGCTGATGTGCCTGCAGTGACAGCTCCCCCGGCGGTGAGGCCGCTTGAACTGGACGAAGTTGAGCTTTCCGTTGAACTTCCCCCACCTCCCCCTCCGCACGAGGTTATTGCGAAAAGTGCGGCTATAAGAGACACCACCTTTAAAACCCTCTTTTTCATAACTCCCCTCCTGTAGATTATTTGTTGGTCTTGCTGTCAGCCACCGGTTTGACGGGCCGTTCGGTGATCTTGCCGGAGGCCAGCGTTTCACAGACATAGTTCGCGCTTTCCACGATCACTTCGCGCGCAACATTGTCCAGCGCCAGATTCTTGCTCACGCTCCATCCGCCGGCCGCGCCCCCCGGCCCATAAATTCCTCCCGCAAGGAATCCCCACGAGCTTTTCTCCGAATTTGCCTCGAAAGCCCGCGAGTTGGTCACTTCAAGCGAAACCGGGTCCATGAGGCTGATATCAACCCCCATCCTGGCCTTCTGCTCGTTCTTGCTGACCATCCCAAGCACGGGGATGAATCCGCCGCCCAGCGCGCCCCCTTCCTTGGACAATTCCAGCGACGTGATCGTCCCGGACAAAATGTAATCTATCTTCGGAGGTTTGACTTTCTGACCCGTGGCCGCCAGTTTCTCGGACACCTGCTTGAACTGGTCGAGGTCTATCACTTTGAAGCATCCGCTTTCTTTAACAGCGGTCATTAGCATGTTACGAAGCCCGTGCCCGACCCCTTGTATCCCCCCTTGCCCCAGCGCCTGCGCCAGAAACATCGTGCGTGGATCGTTCGCCGCCGGATTGGAGCAGGAGGCGGCCTTGCAATCGAAATCGCCGATCATGATGTTCCCCACGGTCCCCCCGCACTTTGGGACGGGGATGGAAATAGTGGTGACCTTTGTCTCTTTCGCCTCTCCCGTCGAGGACGATTGTGACGATGCGATTTTCAAGATATCGTTGACGTTGTGATGTCGCTGGAGATTAAGGACTTTTATAAAAGCATGACAACTTACTCAAGTCATAAGGTATGGCAGGATGTTTACCGGCTTGCCACGCCTGCTGGAAAGGTCTATATCAAACTTATGGTCTTGGATGATTTGCTCATCGTATCTTTCAAGGAGCTGTGAGGAAAATGAGATGTCCGTTCTGCGGCAAGGGTAAACCAACCCACGGCACCAGAGATATTCCTTACTCCTACAAGGGTGAATCAACAGTCATATCCGGGGTGACCGGTGATTTTTGTCCAGCCTGCGGAGAGGGTGTTCTCGCGCCTGAAGAATCGGATCGGGTGAGCGGATTGATGTTGGAGTTCAATAAGTCCGTGAACGCCTCGATGGTGGATCCGGGGTATATCGCTGGTGTCCGCAAGAAACTTCGGCTTGATCAGCGCGAGGCCGCCGAGATATTCGGTGGTGGCGTGAATGCATTCTCCCGCTATGAAACGGGGAAGGCCAAACCACCGTTGTCGCTGGTCAAACTGCTGATGGTGCTGGATCGCCATCCGGGATTACTTGACGAAGTAAGGGACGAGAAGAGCGTTAAAGCCAGCGTCCGGCGCAAACCATCCAAGGCGATGGCGCGCCACCAAATGAAAAGGGTTTCTGATATGTCCGAGACCTGAAAGGGAGAAGAAACAAGGAAGGCGAAGTTGATCAAAGCGCGCCTTGCAGTTCCGGGACCTTGATTTCGACACTGGTGTTTATTGGACGCGGAGAAGATGGGATAACAACAAGCTTCGCGATGGCCTAAAACCAAAAGGCGAAGCCGAGCGATCATATCCTCTTGATCGTGTCGCGCACATAATCAAGTGCGCGTTGAAAGGCCGTATCACCGGGCCTGAAAGTTTCGTCTTCGCGTATCAGGTTCCAAGGACCAAAAGATGGCATCACTACACAAAAGATTACCTTTACAAAATTTACGACAAAGCGAGGGACAAAGCTGGCCTGTCAAAAGAAGCGACTCCTTACGCTTTCTCGCGTAATTCAATGGCGTCTCAACTGGCGCAAGCTGGCGCTTCCGATGATCAAATCGCCATGGGGCTGGACAACTCAAGCCAGGTGGTACGCAAGCATTATAAGCACGTTTTTCCACAGACCGTCGGCAAGGTGTTGGAGTTCCGGGACAAGGCAAATTTGTTTCCCGTTGTTTCCCAAGAGAAAAAGGAGATTTTAAGCAATGATTAATCAATGTGTTACAAATCGGCATCCATTCTTACAAGCTGGATGCCGTGGGTTTGATCCCCTCTCCGCCTACCATTCCTTCGCCGCCCCGGATATCGGGCATGCGGTCAGACGCTGTGCAGGCTGGACACGTATGCCTTCCCCTCGCCGTATTTTTCTTTGAAATAGTCCCGCGTGGGGCCAAAGGTCATGTCCTCTAGCGTTCCCCCTTTTTCAAAATGCCTGGCGAACATCATGCCGATGCCGTAAACAGTGGCTCCGGAAAGGATGGGCCGCGACGTGAGCCCCGCCACCGCGCCGAGCATGGGAGCCGCGCCCATCAATAGCGACGTCCCAAGGCCGGATGCCAAAAGCGGCCCCGCGCTCCCAACGGCGCAAGTCGTCATCCGCATCGCCGTCCTTTTGGAATAGTCCACCCCGTAAAGTCCGGCCAGTTTTTTTAGCATCTTCAGGACAACGGCGAACACTCCCGCTATGTCCAGCAGCGGCACCGGCGCGGCGGCCACCCCCATAGAATAGATGACCTGGCTTTTGATTATGTCCAAAGCTTCGGGCCGGACAGTGTCCTGCGCCGGGGCGTCTCTTTCACTGGCCGCCGGGGCCACGGCCACCACGGCAGGCTCAGCCACTCGTGCGGCCACAGGCTCTGGTTTTTTCTCCTCCTTCGCGCCGGGCGCCGGGGCGGCCTCTTCCGCGGGCGCTTCGTATATCCTCCGCCTCGGTCGCGCTATCTTCATCTTTTCGTCCGGACCTTTGCCTTTGTCCATCATCTCATCCCTGGCCATATCCTGCGTCTCCTCTGGTGGCGAACCCGTCCAGCCTTAAAAGGCTTTTTATAAACATATCATAATCTTCTTTCGCCTGGCTTTTAGAAAATCCGGCGAATATCGTCTCCCTGCGGGCCAATGCCTTCGCGTAATCGGTGCTCGTCCTGATGACCACGGGGGAGAGGTGGTCTCCAAACACCCTGCGCAACGTCTCAAGCGCGTCAAAGGACATCTTCTCCCTCTTGTCGAACCTGTTGAACAGGGCGGTAATCGATGGGGGGGCAAGTCCGAACGTTTCGGTTATGGACATGATTTCGCCCAACGTAAGCTCCAGCCCGCGTATGGAAAAAGGGTCCGGCGCAACGGGGATCACCACGGTGTCCGCCGCGCATATGGACGATATCACCGCCGCGCCCAAAGAGGGGGGGCAGTCCATAACGATCAGGTCGAATCCATTGGCGCGCAACACTTCGCACACGCCGCGCACGGCGTTTTTCTGCGAGGCGGGATTTGTCAGCGCCGAGTCCAAAAGGCCGTTCTCCAGCGACGACGGGAGCAGGTATAGGTTTTCGTCCAGTTCGCACAGCGAGTTCATGACCGTTTCGTCCGGCTTCTGCCACACATCGTAAAAGATCGGGTCCCCCGGCTCCGGGATGGCGTCAAACGCCAGCGAGGCCGAGCCTTGCGAGTCCATGTCCAGAAGGCATGTCTTAAAGCCGTATTGCGCCGCGCGGGTGGCGGTGTTTATGGACACTGTGGTCTTGCCGATGCCGCCGCGCAGGTTCAAATTGGCGATGGTCCGGAATGAATAGTCCACCCCCCCGTTGCTCAAGATAGCTTCGGACGCGGCCCGGGGCGATGCCATAAGAGTTCCTGCCCAGGTATACCAGGCTGTGTGGATCGAACTGGCGGCGGAGCGAATCCGGATCGTCATGGGTGAGCCTGGCGATGTCCGCCAGCGTCGCCATGTATTTCGCCGTGCTGCCGTTGGATTTGGTCATTCGCAATAATGTTCCGTGAGGGGCCAATGCTTCCCCTCTTTTATACACCAAATTCGGGGCGTGGCGCCATCACTTCGGCCAGATGAACCGCACCGGCTTGCCCGGATTGGGCAGGCTGACTATTTCATATGGCCATTCGGGCCCGTGGGGGGCGTTTTTCATGTCCAATGGCACGGTCTGGCGGACGGTCACTTCCATCTCTTTGCCCCGGTCCACGGCTTTCTCCACTCCGATCCTGTGCCCCTTCACCTGCTTTTCACCGGCGAACACAGCTATGAGCCGGGTGTATCTCCAGTCGAACGCCGGCGCATACGCTTCGGCCACTTTTAAGTCCACCAGCAGTTTTTGGTAACTCTCCTGGTTGTCGATCAGCATAGCCTGTGGCCCGGCCACCCCGGCGGCGCTGGCGTTGGGCAAGACCAGCGGGTCAAGCTGGGCGATCTTTCCGATCGGGGTCATGTCCATGGTCTCGGCGTACCTGTAATATTCCCAGGGGGTGTTGCGAGCCATGTCGCGAACGGCCGCCTCCACGCACACCCGCGCCGCCGCCTCCACACTCGTCCCGCTCCATCCGCCAAGCCCGATGG
The sequence above is a segment of the Nitrospinota bacterium genome. Coding sequences within it:
- the cas1e gene encoding type I-E CRISPR-associated endonuclease Cas1; this translates as MRRLIRPIAMKERISLLFIEKGELDVLDGAFVVVDKTGIRTHIPVGGVACLMLEPGARVSHAAVTLAARVGCLLIWTGEAGVRLYAAGQPGGARSDRLLYQAKLALDDDTRLKVVRKMYTMRFGEEPPNRRSVEQLRGIEGIRVKRTYELIAKRYNVPWKGRRYNPNEWGSGDIANRAVSAATACIYGITEAAILAAGYAPAVGFIHTGKPQSFVYDIADIYKFDTVIPAAFRIAAKKPHDVEREVRLACRDTFREKNVLATIIPLIEEVLSAGGMEPPEAPKESVPIAIPEEEKLGDAGHRA
- the cas2 gene encoding type I-E CRISPR-associated endoribonuclease Cas2, encoding MLVIVLENAPPRLRGRMAVWLLEVRAGVYVGEYSRRVREMLWSQVEAGIEDGNAVMAWNTNTESGFDFVTLGSNRRIPLEKDGIKLVSFLPTEAPKPDQGEKSAL
- a CDS encoding curli assembly protein CsgG yields the protein MIGDFDCKAASCSNPAANDPRTMFLAQALGQGGIQGVGHGLRNMLMTAVKESGCFKVIDLDQFKQVSEKLAATGQKVKPPKIDYILSGTITSLELSKEGGALGGGFIPVLGMVSKNEQKARMGVDISLMDPVSLEVTNSRAFEANSEKSSWGFLAGGIYGPGGAAGGWSVSKNLALDNVAREVIVESANYVCETLASGKITERPVKPVADSKTNK
- a CDS encoding type II toxin-antitoxin system MqsR family toxin, whose product is MSLEIKDFYKSMTTYSSHKVWQDVYRLATPAGKVYIKLMVLDDLLIVSFKEL
- a CDS encoding type II toxin-antitoxin system MqsA family antitoxin, whose protein sequence is MRCPFCGKGKPTHGTRDIPYSYKGESTVISGVTGDFCPACGEGVLAPEESDRVSGLMLEFNKSVNASMVDPGYIAGVRKKLRLDQREAAEIFGGGVNAFSRYETGKAKPPLSLVKLLMVLDRHPGLLDEVRDEKSVKASVRRKPSKAMARHQMKRVSDMSET
- a CDS encoding tyrosine-type recombinase/integrase, with the translated sequence MQFRDLDFDTGVYWTRRRWDNNKLRDGLKPKGEAERSYPLDRVAHIIKCALKGRITGPESFVFAYQVPRTKRWHHYTKDYLYKIYDKARDKAGLSKEATPYAFSRNSMASQLAQAGASDDQIAMGLDNSSQVVRKHYKHVFPQTVGKVLEFRDKANLFPVVSQEKKEILSND
- a CDS encoding DUF697 domain-containing protein, translating into MARDEMMDKGKGPDEKMKIARPRRRIYEAPAEEAAPAPGAKEEKKPEPVAARVAEPAVVAVAPAASERDAPAQDTVRPEALDIIKSQVIYSMGVAAAPVPLLDIAGVFAVVLKMLKKLAGLYGVDYSKRTAMRMTTCAVGSAGPLLASGLGTSLLMGAAPMLGAVAGLTSRPILSGATVYGIGMMFARHFEKGGTLEDMTFGPTRDYFKEKYGEGKAYVSSLHSV
- a CDS encoding ParA family protein is translated as MASPRAASEAILSNGGVDYSFRTIANLNLRGGIGKTTVSINTATRAAQYGFKTCLLDMDSQGSASLAFDAIPEPGDPIFYDVWQKPDETVMNSLCELDENLYLLPSSLENGLLDSALTNPASQKNAVRGVCEVLRANGFDLIVMDCPPSLGAAVISSICAADTVVIPVAPDPFSIRGLELTLGEIMSITETFGLAPPSITALFNRFDKREKMSFDALETLRRVFGDHLSPVVIRTSTDYAKALARRETIFAGFSKSQAKEDYDMFIKSLLRLDGFATRGDAGYGQG